One genomic window of Undibacterium cyanobacteriorum includes the following:
- a CDS encoding IS4 family transposase — protein MLDEPIHFLANYLELPDWRRLGEHLPVEWVEQAVQSTEATSIRHRRLPAEQVVWLMVALAIYRHKSISEVLDDLGLAVPDSHSPFVSKSAAAQARQRLGSEPLKWLFDHCARHWSEQDSKAYMFKGLQLFAMDGTTLRTHDTPENREHFGEQLYASGAIASYPQVRGVTLTALPKHIVRAAAFGPYGTNEMLYAKRLITEIPDDSLTVFDRGFLSAEILTTLIQNGRNRHFIIPAKSNTKCEVLEGSEDDYIVRMCVSPQARAKCPELPEFWQARAVTVTDQHARKHILLTSLCERKRYKKVDIARCYENRWGIETSYRELKQTMLGTALTLGSQTVDGVYQEIWGTLIAYNLIRLEIAKAALVVKCDPTEVSFIRAFHLIQFELHWAAVTRSYGKLPASMKLLRERLVSLLKDERSDRKFDRVVKAKPN, from the coding sequence ATGCTCGACGAACCTATTCATTTCTTAGCCAATTATCTCGAATTGCCCGACTGGAGGCGACTGGGAGAGCACTTACCTGTTGAATGGGTAGAGCAAGCGGTGCAGAGTACAGAAGCGACGAGTATTCGTCATCGACGGTTACCGGCTGAGCAGGTAGTTTGGCTCATGGTTGCCTTGGCAATCTATCGACACAAATCGATCAGTGAAGTGCTTGATGATCTCGGGCTGGCTGTACCAGACTCACATTCGCCATTTGTTAGTAAAAGTGCTGCTGCGCAAGCACGCCAACGTCTCGGATCGGAACCTTTAAAGTGGTTATTTGATCATTGCGCCCGCCATTGGTCCGAGCAAGATAGTAAAGCCTACATGTTCAAAGGGCTGCAGCTCTTTGCGATGGATGGAACAACACTTCGCACGCATGACACACCAGAAAATCGTGAGCATTTCGGCGAGCAACTGTATGCCAGCGGTGCGATCGCAAGCTATCCTCAAGTACGTGGCGTGACATTGACGGCGCTGCCGAAACACATTGTTCGTGCTGCCGCGTTCGGCCCCTATGGAACGAATGAAATGCTTTACGCGAAGCGATTGATTACCGAGATTCCAGATGACTCGCTGACGGTCTTTGATCGTGGATTCTTATCAGCCGAAATCTTAACGACGCTGATACAAAATGGTCGCAATCGTCACTTCATTATCCCAGCTAAATCCAACACAAAATGTGAGGTCCTCGAGGGCAGCGAAGATGATTATATTGTTCGAATGTGCGTATCACCACAGGCTCGTGCGAAATGTCCTGAGCTTCCAGAATTCTGGCAGGCACGCGCCGTAACCGTTACTGATCAACATGCGCGCAAGCACATCTTATTGACCTCCCTGTGTGAGCGCAAACGGTATAAGAAAGTTGATATCGCCCGATGTTACGAGAACCGATGGGGCATAGAAACGAGCTATCGGGAGCTCAAGCAAACCATGCTAGGAACAGCGCTTACACTAGGCTCGCAAACAGTTGATGGCGTATATCAAGAGATCTGGGGCACGTTGATCGCCTACAATTTAATCCGCTTGGAAATCGCTAAAGCAGCTCTCGTGGTGAAATGCGACCCAACTGAAGTGAGTTTTATACGCGCATTTCACTTGATTCAGTTTGAGCTACATTGGGCTGCCGTAACGCGGTCCTATGGAAAGCTCCCTGCCTCGATGAAACTCCTACGCGAAAGGCTGGTTAGCCTCCTCAAAGACGAACGATCCGATCGAAAATTCGACCGGGTCGTCAAGGCAAAACCAAACTGA
- the ilvC gene encoding ketol-acid reductoisomerase: MKVFYDKDCDLSLIKGKKVAIIGYGSQGHAHALNLSESGCQITVALRKGGASWDKAEKAGLKVAEVNDAVKEADVIMILLPDENIAQVYAENVAPHAKQGAVLAFAHGFNVHYGQVVPRADMDVIMVAPKAPGHTVRATYTQGGGVPHLVAVYQDKSGSARDIALSYAMANGGGRAGIIETNFREETETDLFGEQAVLCGGAVELIKAGFETLVEAGYAPEMAYFECLHELKLIVDLIYEGGIANMNYSISNNAEYGEYVTGPRVVTAETKNAMRQCLKDIQTGEYAKSFILENKAGAPTLISRRRLNSEHQIEQVGAKLRAMMPWIAKNKMVDQSKN, from the coding sequence ATGAAAGTTTTTTACGATAAAGATTGTGATCTCTCTTTGATCAAAGGTAAGAAGGTTGCCATCATCGGTTACGGTTCTCAAGGTCACGCACATGCTCTGAATTTGAGTGAGTCAGGCTGTCAAATCACTGTGGCATTGCGCAAAGGTGGTGCTTCTTGGGATAAAGCAGAGAAAGCTGGCTTGAAAGTGGCAGAAGTCAATGATGCAGTGAAAGAAGCTGATGTCATCATGATTTTGCTGCCGGATGAAAACATCGCTCAAGTCTACGCTGAAAACGTTGCCCCACATGCGAAGCAAGGCGCCGTTTTGGCCTTCGCACACGGCTTCAATGTTCACTATGGTCAAGTCGTGCCACGCGCTGATATGGACGTTATCATGGTTGCGCCAAAAGCACCTGGTCATACAGTTCGTGCGACGTACACACAAGGTGGCGGTGTGCCACATCTGGTCGCTGTTTATCAAGATAAATCTGGCTCCGCCCGTGATATCGCTTTGTCCTATGCGATGGCGAACGGTGGTGGCCGTGCCGGCATTATCGAAACGAATTTCCGTGAAGAGACAGAAACGGATTTGTTCGGTGAACAGGCAGTTTTGTGCGGCGGCGCAGTCGAGTTAATTAAAGCTGGTTTTGAAACGTTGGTTGAAGCTGGTTATGCGCCAGAGATGGCGTATTTTGAGTGCTTGCACGAATTGAAGTTGATCGTTGATTTGATTTATGAAGGTGGTATCGCCAACATGAATTATTCGATCTCGAATAATGCTGAGTACGGCGAATACGTGACTGGTCCACGTGTGGTCACCGCAGAGACCAAAAACGCGATGCGTCAGTGCTTGAAAGATATTCAAACTGGTGAATATGCGAAGAGCTTCATCTTGGAAAACAAGGCAGGTGCGCCAACTCTAATTTCTCGTCGTCGCTTGAACTCTGAGCACCAAATTGAGCAGGTTGGTGCGAAATTGCGTGCGATGATGCCATGGATTGCTAAGAACAAAATGGTCGATCAATCGAAGAACTGA
- the ilvN gene encoding acetolactate synthase small subunit yields MRHIISVLLENEAGALSRVVGLFSARGYNIETLTVAPTEDATLSRMTIVTTGSDDVIEQITKHLNRLIEVVKVVDLTEGAHIERELMLIKVRAVGKEREEMKRTADIFRGRIIDVTEKSYTIELTGNKGKLDAFIDSIDRAAILETVRTGGSGIGRGERILKV; encoded by the coding sequence ATGCGACACATTATCTCTGTATTGCTCGAAAACGAAGCGGGCGCATTGTCGCGTGTAGTGGGCTTGTTCTCTGCGCGCGGTTACAACATTGAAACCTTGACGGTTGCTCCAACTGAAGATGCGACTTTGTCGCGTATGACCATTGTCACGACTGGCTCAGATGATGTGATCGAACAGATCACGAAACATTTGAATCGTTTGATCGAGGTCGTCAAGGTCGTTGATCTCACAGAAGGCGCTCACATCGAGCGCGAGCTGATGTTGATTAAAGTACGCGCAGTCGGTAAAGAACGCGAAGAAATGAAGCGTACAGCTGACATCTTCCGCGGTCGCATTATCGATGTGACTGAGAAAAGCTACACGATTGAACTCACAGGAAATAAAGGCAAGTTGGACGCCTTTATCGACTCCATTGATCGTGCGGCGATTCTGGAAACGGTGCGTACCGGTGGCTCTGGCATCGGTCGCGGCGAGCGCATTCTCAAAGTCTAA
- a CDS encoding acetolactate synthase 3 catalytic subunit, with translation MSSERPSDRQSERGADKHSDRNTEYTGAEILVKCLAEEGVEHVFGYPGGAVLYIYDAIFNQRKFQHVLVRHEQAAIHAADAYSRSSNKVGVALVTSGPGVTNAVTGLATAYMDSIPMVVISGQVPSHAIGEDAFQECDTVGITRPCVKHNFLVKDVRLLAETVKKAFFIATTGRPGPVLIDIPKDISNQKTTYHYPKEIEMRSYRPVDKGHAGQIRKAVQLMLQAERPMIYTGGGVILANAAPELNKLVDQLGFPCTNTLMGLGGYRATDEKFVGMPGMHGTYEANMAMQHCDVLIAIGARFDDRVIGNPKHFATHPRKIIHVDIDPSSISKRVKVDIPIVGNVKDVLVEMLSQLAASDAKPNSKGLADWWKQINQWRAQDCLGYEKSSTIIKPQAIIQKVCELTKGDAFITSDVGQHQMWAAQYYKFNKPRRWINSGGLGTMGVGLPYAMGVQMANPDATVACITGEASIQMCIQELATCKQYHLTPKIILLNNRALGMVRQWQQIDYAGRYSESYMDSLPDFTKLVEAYGHVGMKIENPADVDGALQEAFAMKDKLVFMNFITDQDEKVWPMVKAGKGLTEMLLGSEDL, from the coding sequence ATGAGTTCAGAACGACCGTCCGATCGTCAATCGGAACGCGGTGCGGATAAGCATTCGGATCGCAACACTGAGTACACAGGCGCAGAAATTCTGGTCAAGTGCTTAGCAGAAGAAGGAGTAGAGCACGTTTTTGGTTATCCAGGCGGTGCCGTCCTTTATATCTACGACGCTATTTTTAATCAGCGCAAATTTCAACACGTATTGGTTCGCCACGAGCAAGCTGCAATTCATGCGGCAGATGCCTATTCGCGTTCGTCTAATAAAGTCGGTGTGGCTTTGGTGACGTCGGGGCCGGGTGTGACAAATGCTGTCACGGGTTTGGCGACCGCCTATATGGATTCCATTCCAATGGTCGTGATTTCTGGTCAGGTGCCAAGTCACGCCATTGGTGAAGATGCTTTCCAAGAGTGTGATACTGTTGGTATTACACGCCCTTGCGTGAAGCATAATTTCTTAGTGAAAGATGTTCGTCTGCTCGCGGAGACGGTAAAGAAAGCCTTCTTTATCGCGACGACTGGGCGTCCTGGTCCTGTTTTGATTGATATTCCGAAAGATATCAGTAATCAAAAAACGACTTATCACTATCCAAAAGAAATTGAAATGCGCTCTTATCGCCCAGTCGATAAAGGGCATGCAGGTCAAATTCGTAAAGCGGTGCAGTTGATGCTCCAAGCAGAGCGCCCCATGATTTATACCGGTGGTGGCGTGATTTTGGCAAACGCTGCGCCGGAATTGAATAAGTTGGTAGACCAACTGGGCTTCCCTTGCACTAATACTCTGATGGGTTTAGGTGGTTATCGCGCTACCGATGAAAAGTTCGTTGGTATGCCGGGCATGCACGGAACTTATGAGGCCAATATGGCGATGCAGCACTGTGACGTGTTGATCGCGATTGGCGCTCGTTTTGATGACCGTGTGATCGGTAATCCTAAGCATTTTGCGACACATCCACGCAAGATCATTCACGTTGATATTGATCCTTCGTCGATTTCCAAGCGCGTTAAAGTTGATATTCCTATCGTCGGCAATGTCAAAGATGTATTGGTGGAAATGTTGTCGCAATTGGCTGCCAGTGATGCTAAGCCAAACAGCAAGGGACTCGCCGATTGGTGGAAGCAAATCAATCAATGGCGCGCACAAGATTGTTTGGGCTATGAGAAATCGTCCACGATCATCAAGCCACAAGCCATTATTCAAAAAGTGTGTGAATTGACCAAGGGTGATGCCTTCATCACTTCAGACGTTGGTCAACACCAAATGTGGGCTGCACAGTACTACAAATTTAACAAACCACGCCGCTGGATTAATTCTGGTGGTTTGGGCACGATGGGTGTTGGTTTGCCGTATGCCATGGGCGTACAAATGGCGAATCCTGATGCCACTGTCGCTTGTATTACGGGAGAAGCCTCAATTCAAATGTGTATTCAAGAGCTTGCCACCTGCAAGCAATACCATTTGACTCCCAAAATTATTTTGCTGAATAACCGTGCGCTCGGCATGGTTCGCCAATGGCAGCAAATTGATTATGCAGGACGATACTCCGAATCCTATATGGACTCATTGCCAGACTTTACGAAGTTGGTCGAAGCATATGGACATGTGGGAATGAAAATTGAAAATCCAGCTGACGTAGACGGCGCTTTGCAAGAAGCGTTTGCTATGAAAGATAAATTGGTTTTCATGAACTTCATTACAGATCAAGACGAAAAAGTTTGGCCGATGGTAAAAGCTGGCAAAGGCTTGACTGAAATGTTGCTTGGTTCGGAGGACTTGTAA
- a CDS encoding RNA polymerase sigma factor, translated as MATSKELSNFLEGVERRAFKHAVYMVRNEESALDIVQDSMIKLSEKYGDKPAAELPLLFQRILQNTILDFFRREKVRNNWVSLFSNIGPNDGEDDNFDLLENFSSEEGSEAAESTENKLEREQVLNIIDDEIKKLPTRQREAFLMRYWEDMDVAETALAMGCSEGSVKTHCSRATHTLAAALKALGVHL; from the coding sequence ATGGCTACAAGTAAAGAACTTTCTAACTTCCTCGAAGGCGTAGAACGCCGTGCCTTTAAGCACGCGGTTTACATGGTTAGAAATGAAGAATCCGCCTTGGACATCGTTCAAGACTCGATGATTAAGTTATCCGAAAAATACGGCGATAAGCCTGCCGCCGAACTTCCTTTGCTATTCCAGCGTATTTTACAAAACACGATTCTTGATTTTTTCCGCCGCGAGAAAGTTCGTAACAACTGGGTGTCACTGTTTTCCAATATCGGCCCCAATGATGGCGAAGATGACAATTTTGATTTGCTTGAAAATTTTTCATCTGAAGAAGGCAGCGAGGCTGCAGAATCAACAGAAAATAAGTTGGAAAGAGAACAAGTTCTCAATATCATTGATGACGAAATAAAAAAACTTCCAACGCGTCAACGAGAAGCCTTTCTCATGCGTTACTGGGAAGACATGGATGTCGCGGAGACCGCCCTTGCTATGGGTTGCTCGGAAGGAAGCGTCAAAACGCATTGCTCTCGCGCCACACACACTTTAGCCGCCGCCCTTAAAGCTCTAGGAGTGCACTTATGA
- a CDS encoding DUF3619 family protein yields MNYAKEKAEIDFAYKVRRAMTESAENIPEPTLEKLAKARELALARQKPEGGAAILALSGALAGGAGRSITQRPWLRKLAFSLPLIVLAVGLYGIYEHEQQQQINDLAEIDAAVLVDELPPDAYVDNGFNAYLNKDNKPSEQKVEE; encoded by the coding sequence ATGAACTACGCCAAAGAAAAAGCCGAAATTGACTTTGCATACAAGGTCCGTCGCGCCATGACCGAATCGGCAGAAAACATACCAGAGCCAACCTTAGAAAAATTAGCTAAGGCAAGAGAGCTCGCATTAGCACGTCAAAAACCTGAAGGTGGTGCCGCAATTCTTGCTCTTAGTGGTGCATTGGCGGGAGGCGCGGGACGCTCTATCACACAACGTCCATGGTTAAGAAAACTCGCATTTTCACTTCCTCTGATCGTACTCGCAGTCGGCCTGTACGGCATCTACGAACACGAACAACAACAACAAATCAATGACTTAGCTGAAATTGACGCGGCTGTTTTAGTTGACGAGTTACCTCCAGATGCTTATGTTGACAATGGTTTTAATGCCTATCTCAACAAAGACAACAAACCTTCTGAGCAAAAAGTCGAGGAATAA
- a CDS encoding DUF3106 domain-containing protein yields MEQKTALSALSAEWDNMDGLRQKKWLGIADKYSTMKPEEQKRVQERVAAWVKLSPEQRMLARENFTNTAKKSPEQKSAQWQQYQQLSDAEKQKLASEAKTKKSVTTIQPESKRTGIVLEPLKKVPPTKLDASATSQPTTNK; encoded by the coding sequence GTGGAGCAAAAAACCGCTCTTTCTGCTTTGTCGGCGGAGTGGGACAATATGGACGGCTTGCGCCAAAAGAAATGGCTTGGCATTGCCGACAAATATTCCACGATGAAGCCTGAAGAGCAAAAGCGCGTGCAAGAAAGAGTGGCCGCATGGGTCAAACTCAGTCCTGAGCAACGTATGCTGGCACGCGAAAACTTCACGAATACAGCAAAAAAGTCGCCAGAGCAAAAATCAGCGCAATGGCAGCAGTATCAACAATTGAGTGACGCAGAGAAGCAAAAGCTCGCATCCGAGGCAAAAACTAAGAAGAGTGTCACAACAATTCAACCAGAATCAAAACGGACTGGAATCGTACTTGAACCACTTAAAAAGGTTCCCCCGACGAAACTAGACGCTTCAGCAACTTCACAACCAACAACGAATAAATAG
- a CDS encoding RDD family protein, producing the protein MSLVTNSPQFITPSIKRRLICMIYEALLVFGVIFFSSFIFDVVTQSKHALKLREAREAFLFVVIGCYFVFFWRRSGQTLAMQTWRIKVVDLDGQRLPLIKAIVRYCFAWGWCLPGLVVAHQLGLKETASLIPVGVGFTLWALTAYFERNMQFLHDRLAKTKLIELPAVTKNSN; encoded by the coding sequence GTGTCTTTAGTAACAAACTCCCCACAATTTATTACACCTTCTATCAAACGGCGCCTTATATGCATGATCTATGAGGCGCTCTTGGTTTTTGGCGTTATTTTCTTTTCTAGCTTCATTTTTGACGTTGTGACGCAGAGCAAGCATGCACTCAAGCTTCGTGAAGCTCGCGAAGCGTTTCTCTTCGTCGTCATAGGTTGCTATTTTGTCTTTTTTTGGCGAAGGTCCGGACAAACGCTCGCCATGCAAACATGGCGAATTAAAGTCGTTGACCTTGATGGTCAACGACTCCCGTTGATTAAAGCTATCGTACGATATTGTTTCGCATGGGGATGGTGCTTGCCAGGCTTAGTAGTGGCACACCAACTTGGCTTAAAAGAGACGGCATCACTCATTCCCGTAGGCGTCGGTTTCACCCTCTGGGCCTTGACCGCATACTTCGAACGCAATATGCAGTTTTTACATGACCGACTCGCAAAAACTAAACTTATTGAACTCCCCGCAGTTACAAAAAATTCAAACTAA
- a CDS encoding TetR/AcrR family transcriptional regulator codes for MQTKTPRRTRDRILDLSLKLFNDFGEPNITTTIIAEEMSISPGNLYYHFRNKEDIVNSLFLQFEEEINKKLAFPQGRKANIQDIWTYLHLTFELIWRYRFFYRDLNDLLTRNRKLELTFKQILNHKIKVATELCIGLRADGEFDADDITIDALATNMVVVATYWLSYEYVRNPRKYTELQTMSESLARGCYQVIVQISPYLRGNTREVFEKLSQDYLLKIKQQA; via the coding sequence ATGCAGACTAAGACACCAAGACGCACCCGAGACAGAATTCTTGACCTTTCACTAAAGCTTTTTAATGACTTTGGTGAGCCTAACATCACCACGACGATTATTGCTGAAGAGATGAGTATCTCGCCTGGCAACCTTTACTACCATTTTCGTAACAAAGAAGATATCGTCAACTCCCTTTTCCTGCAGTTCGAAGAGGAAATCAATAAGAAACTCGCCTTTCCTCAAGGACGCAAAGCCAACATTCAAGACATTTGGACCTATTTGCATCTCACATTTGAGCTGATTTGGCGCTATCGTTTTTTCTATCGCGACTTGAATGACCTACTCACTCGCAATCGGAAACTCGAGTTGACGTTTAAACAAATCCTGAACCATAAGATTAAAGTAGCGACGGAACTTTGCATTGGCCTCAGAGCTGATGGCGAATTCGATGCAGATGACATCACGATCGATGCATTAGCGACCAACATGGTAGTGGTTGCCACTTACTGGCTCTCTTACGAATACGTCAGAAATCCAAGAAAATATACAGAACTGCAAACAATGTCTGAATCCTTGGCGCGCGGCTGCTACCAAGTCATCGTTCAGATTAGCCCCTACTTACGAGGCAATACCCGTGAAGTATTTGAGAAACTCTCACAAGACTATCTGCTGAAAATCAAGCAGCAAGCTTAG
- a CDS encoding LOG family protein has product MKSVCVYCGSASGNSPTYTAQAKNLAAQLVEHKLDLVYGGGDVGLMKVIADEVLRLGGHVTGVIPQALFDREVGHPNLQKLHIVNNMHERKALMAELSDGFIAMPGGLGTLEELFEMFTWLQLGFHHKPLGLLNVNSYYDHLLHFLENAVQAGFLKAEHNALLIKDVDCSLLLQRMQHFENAINGVRA; this is encoded by the coding sequence ATGAAATCGGTATGCGTTTACTGCGGTTCCGCTTCGGGCAATTCGCCAACATATACTGCACAAGCAAAGAATCTTGCGGCTCAGCTTGTAGAGCATAAACTCGACCTCGTTTATGGCGGCGGCGATGTTGGCTTAATGAAGGTGATCGCTGATGAAGTCTTGCGCCTAGGTGGACACGTTACCGGAGTCATTCCCCAAGCACTCTTTGATCGCGAAGTCGGTCACCCCAATTTGCAAAAGTTGCATATTGTCAACAATATGCACGAACGCAAAGCATTAATGGCTGAGCTTTCGGATGGTTTCATTGCCATGCCGGGCGGATTAGGTACTCTTGAGGAGTTATTTGAGATGTTTACTTGGCTACAGCTCGGTTTCCACCATAAACCGCTCGGCCTGTTAAATGTCAATTCTTACTACGACCATCTCTTACACTTCTTGGAAAATGCGGTTCAAGCCGGATTTCTGAAAGCGGAGCACAATGCCTTGCTTATTAAAGATGTTGATTGCTCTTTACTTTTGCAGCGGATGCAACATTTTGAAAATGCGATAAATGGGGTTCGCGCCTAG
- a CDS encoding DUF3460 family protein, with protein MKFSKQFSLYQSEATQFLNGLKQANPNLEQSQRDGRALLWDKAPIDLDNQRRVNEARVKQQAYVYQTK; from the coding sequence ATGAAATTCTCAAAACAATTCTCTCTTTATCAGTCTGAAGCGACTCAATTTTTGAATGGTCTCAAACAAGCTAACCCGAATCTCGAGCAATCTCAACGCGATGGTCGTGCTTTGCTTTGGGATAAGGCACCGATTGATTTAGATAATCAACGTCGCGTCAACGAGGCACGTGTAAAGCAGCAAGCCTACGTCTATCAGACTAAATAA
- a CDS encoding segregation and condensation protein A gives MSTSSIQATELPPAGNNDTTPDVVDGLAFAKLYGEPLFKLPNDLYIPPDALEIFLEAFEGPLDLLLYLIRKQNFNILDIPMAQVTQQYLQYVDQIRKHNLELAAEYLLMAAMLIEIKSRMLVPSNKTQEGEEADDPRAALVRRLLEYEQMKLAAYELNAMPQLGRDFLHAQVFIEQNTVLHWPQVDLNDLKQAWADVLKRAKLVAHHKISREELSVREHMSSILRRLQDHKFVEFSELFDPSRGAPVVVVNFVALLELAKETLIEITQAESFAPIYVRLAYAPV, from the coding sequence ATGTCGACCTCATCAATTCAAGCGACCGAGTTACCTCCAGCCGGTAACAATGACACGACGCCCGATGTCGTGGACGGCTTAGCTTTCGCCAAATTATATGGCGAGCCCCTGTTCAAGCTACCGAACGACTTATACATTCCACCCGATGCTCTTGAGATTTTTCTTGAAGCATTTGAAGGACCACTTGATTTATTGCTCTACCTGATCCGCAAACAGAATTTCAATATTCTTGACATTCCTATGGCGCAGGTCACTCAGCAATACCTGCAATATGTCGATCAAATACGCAAACATAACCTCGAGTTAGCGGCGGAGTATTTGCTGATGGCGGCCATGCTGATTGAGATCAAATCTCGCATGCTCGTTCCGAGTAACAAAACACAAGAGGGCGAAGAAGCTGACGATCCGCGCGCTGCACTGGTGCGCCGTCTGCTCGAGTATGAGCAAATGAAACTGGCAGCCTACGAACTCAATGCGATGCCACAGCTCGGTCGTGATTTTTTGCACGCGCAAGTTTTTATCGAACAGAACACGGTTTTACATTGGCCACAAGTTGATCTCAACGATTTAAAACAAGCTTGGGCTGACGTCTTGAAACGTGCCAAACTCGTCGCCCATCATAAAATTAGCCGAGAAGAATTATCGGTCCGCGAACACATGAGCTCCATTCTGCGTCGCTTACAAGACCACAAATTCGTTGAGTTTTCTGAATTATTCGATCCAAGTCGAGGCGCTCCCGTGGTGGTAGTCAATTTTGTCGCCCTACTAGAGCTAGCCAAAGAGACCTTAATTGAAATTACACAGGCAGAGTCATTCGCACCGATTTACGTGAGACTTGCATACGCTCCGGTTTAA
- the panC gene encoding pantoate--beta-alanine ligase, translated as MKIISSIEELRDQLRGQLRTAFVPTMGNLHEGHLSLMRLARRHGDPVVASIFVNRLQFGPNEDFDKYPRTFEADVEKLEKEGVYVLFAPTEKDLYPEPQEYRVQPPNDLGDILEGEFRPGFFNGVSTVVMKLFSCVQPKVAVFGKKDYQQLMIIRKMAKQFALPTEIIAAETWRADDGLALSSRNGYLSSTEREEAPFLYQTLNRVAESVRAGNHDLVTIERQAMQDLSARDWKPDYVAIRKRSNLQAPTVEDIAANEALVVLTAAKLGNTRLIDNLEI; from the coding sequence ATGAAAATCATTTCTAGCATCGAAGAACTGCGTGACCAATTACGTGGCCAGTTACGAACCGCGTTTGTTCCTACTATGGGGAATCTCCATGAAGGACATCTTTCATTGATGCGCCTTGCACGTCGTCACGGTGATCCAGTTGTTGCATCGATCTTTGTTAATCGGCTCCAATTTGGGCCAAACGAAGATTTCGACAAATACCCACGCACGTTCGAGGCTGACGTTGAGAAGTTGGAAAAAGAAGGTGTATATGTTCTCTTCGCACCGACAGAAAAAGATTTATATCCTGAACCACAAGAATATCGCGTTCAACCGCCTAACGATCTGGGTGACATCCTCGAAGGAGAATTCCGTCCAGGTTTTTTCAACGGCGTCAGCACCGTGGTAATGAAGTTGTTTTCGTGCGTACAACCAAAAGTTGCGGTGTTCGGAAAAAAAGACTATCAACAGCTGATGATCATCCGCAAGATGGCAAAACAGTTTGCCTTGCCGACTGAGATTATTGCAGCCGAAACTTGGCGTGCCGATGATGGTCTTGCGCTCTCATCACGCAATGGCTATTTGAGTAGCACTGAGCGGGAAGAAGCGCCCTTCCTCTATCAAACGCTTAATCGCGTGGCAGAAAGCGTCCGCGCTGGTAACCATGACTTGGTAACGATTGAACGCCAAGCCATGCAAGACTTGTCTGCGCGTGACTGGAAGCCAGACTACGTGGCGATTCGCAAACGCTCGAATTTACAAGCTCCAACAGTGGAAGATATCGCGGCTAATGAGGCGCTGGTGGTGTTGACCGCGGCAAAGCTGGGCAACACACGTCTCATCGACAATCTCGAAATTTAA